GCCGGTTCGATGTGCGTTTCGGGGTCAGGTGCGCCCATAACTGTGCATTCTCTTACGATAACTGGACGTACGTTTAGATCCGTCTCGTTCCGGCCGGAGACACTGTCGTTCGGTTGAAGGAAACGTCCGTGGGAAGAAAGGTTTATGCATATTTGACGACCGCAGGACCATGAGGACAGTTATCATCATGGGCATCGCTGACACCTATTCCCGCGGCCGACAGATCGCGATCGAGCGCCCTGGTGTGCTCCTGATCGCGCTCGTCGCCGTCGTGCTGGTCTTCGACCTGTTTCGACAGTTCAGCACCGGCGACGTACAGGTCCACGACATCGGGTCACTCGTCTGGGACGGCCTGATGCGTGGGCTCGTAATCGGCCTCGCCGGAATCGGGCTGTCGATGACGTACAGTATCTTGAACTTCGCGAACTTCTCACACGGGGATTACATCACGGCCGGCGCGTTCTCCGGCTGGGCGACGACGTACCTGATCGCTGGACTCGGACGCTCCGACGTCGGATCGCTCCTGCTCGTCGGGGCGGGTGGCTCGGTGTTCGGCGGCGCGCTCGGGATCAGCGTGCTCGGGACGCCACTGGCCGTCCTTCTCGGCCTGGTGATCGCCGGCGGATTCACGATCCTCCTCGCGCTCGGCGTCGACCGGTTCATCTACAAGCCGATCCGGAACGAGGACGGTATCACCCTTCTCATCACCAGTATCGGAGTCGCCTTCGCGCTTCGCTACATGATGCAGTTCATTTTCGGGTCGGACGTCCGCGGGACGACGGCACAGCCCCCACAGATCGGACCGTACCTCTGGGACGGTCAGGTGTTCATCTCGGCGCACGACATCGCGCTCGTCGTCGTCGCCGGGGGGCTGATGCTCGGCGTCCACGTCCTGTTGCAGACGACGAAACTCGGCAAGGCGATGCGCGCGATGGCCGACAACGAGGACCTCGCGCGGATCACGGGGATCCCGACCGAACGCGTCGTCCGGTCGACGTGGATCATCGGCGGCGGCCTCACCGGGGTGGCGGGCTACATGTTCGTCCTCTGGAAGGGGACGCTCGGCTTCAACGACGGCTGGCTCCTCTTGCTCCTCATCTTCGCGGCGGTGATCCTCGGCGGAATCGGCTCCATCTACGGCGCGATCGCCGGCGGGCTCATCATCGGTCTCACCGCGTCGATGTCGGTCATCTGGATCCCGTCGGCGTTCGCCCGCGCCGCGGCGTTCGTCGTCATGATCGTCATCCTCCTCGTGAAACCGCAGGGCATCTTCGCCGGGAGGGCAACCGCATGAGCGTCGACGTCGATCGGTTCACCGAACGCGTTCCGGGCGGGGACGCGGGACTGATCCTCCTGCTCCTCGCAGTGCTCTACCTCGCGTACATCGTCAGCGGGGTCGTCCTCGGCTTCTCGCTCCGCGGCCAACTGAACTCGCTCGCCGTGTTGACCTTCTTCATCGGCGTGTTCGCGATGCTGGCGCTCGCGCTGAACCTCCACTGGGGGTACACCGGACTGTTCAACATCGGCATCGTCGGCTTCATGGCCGTCGGGATCTACGTCATGGCACTCGTCTCGAAGCCGATCTACCAGCCCGGCAGCGCCGCACAGGTCGGTGGGCTGGGGCTTCCGCTCATCGTCGGCATCATCGCTGGGATGGTCGCGTCGGCCCTTCTCGGGCTGGTTGTCGCCCTCCCGGCGTTGCGTTTGCGGGCAGACTACCTCGCGATCGTCACCATCGCGATGTCCGAGATCGTCCGCTTTACCTTCCTCTCCTCGCAGTTCCAGCAGTTCCAGCTCTTCGGGAGGAGAGTCGGCTTCGGCGGCGGTTCGGGCGTCATTCTCAACTACCAGGACCCGCTGGCGGCGTTCTTCTCGGCGCTCGGGCTCTGGGACGCGTACCTGGGAGTCGTCGAGGCGTCGAGGGCGATCATTCCCACCAACCCCAAGCCCGTCGTCGACGGACTCGTCTACGGGCTCGTCCTCTTGATCTTCGTCGCGGGGTACTTTTGGTTGCTGAAGCGCACGGGCGAGTCACCGTTCGGCCGAGTGCTCAAGGCTATCCGCGAGGACGAGGACGTCGCCAACTCGCTCGGGAAGGACACCAACGGCTTCAAGATCAAGTCGTTCATGCTCGGCTGTGCGCTCATGGGCCTGGCGGGGATCCTCTGGTTCATGGGGCAGGGCGCGGTGACGCCGAATACGTTCCGGCCGCGCATCACCTTCTTCGTCTGGATCGCGCTCATCATCGGCGGCGCGGGGTCGAACACCGGCAGCATCGTCGGCGGGGCGGTGTTCGCGGCGGTGCTCTACCAGGGGCCGCGCTACCTGAAGAACGTGCTCGAGGAGATCCTCCCGTCGGCGGACGCGCCCGGCTCGTTCGGGCCGGCCATCTCGCCGCTCATCTCACAGGCGGATCCTCTGCCGTTCATCTGGTACACGCTCGACAGCGTCCGCCAGCTCCAGCTCGTCATCATGGGTGTCGTGCTCATCTGGCTGATGCACAACCGTCCCGAAGGCTTACTCGGTCACCGGAAGGAGACGGCAGCGAGCATCGATCTCTCGGCCAGACGCGGCCGTGCAGCCGTCGCCGACGGGGGTGAGGAAGATGAGTGAGGCCACGGACACCGAGTCGAGCCCCGACGGTGGTGGCAAGGGCGCGCCGGACGACGTCGACGCCCCGGAGGCGCTCGCGACCGAAGGGGTCGACATCGACGACGAGTATCCGCTCGTGGTCGAGGACCTCCACAAGTCGTTCGGCGGCATCACGGCGGTCGACGGCGCGAGCTTCGACGTCGAACACGGCTCGCTGACCGGGCTCATCGGGCCGAACGGGGCCGGCAAGTCGACGACGTTCAACCTCATCACGGGGATGTACACCCCCGACTCCGGCACCGTGACGTTCAACGGCGAGGACATCACGAAGCTCGAACCGCACCAGGTGGCGAACCGGGGGCTCGTCCGGACGTTCCAGATCGCGCGCGAACTCAAGGAGATGACCGTCCTGGAGAACATGATGTTGGCCCCGAAGAGCCAGATCGGCGAGAGCCTCTGGCGGTCCGTGACGCCCGGCATGCGAGGGAGCGTCATCAAACAGGAGGAAGAACTCCTCGAACGGGCGTGGGAGACGCTCGAGTTCTTCGAGATCGACCACATCGCCGAGGAGGAGGCCGGCAACCTCTCGGGCGGCCAGCGAAAGCTGCTGGAGATGGCACGGGCGCTGTTGACGGACCCCGACATGCTGTTGCTCGACGAACCCTTCGCCGGTGTCAACCCGTCACTGGAGAAGCGGCTGCTCGAACACATCCACGAGCTCCGCGAGCAGGGGTACACGTTCCTGCTCGTCGAACACGACATGGACCTCATCATGAACAACTGTGAGCACGTCATCGTCCTCCACCAGGGGAAGGTGCTCACGGAGGGGACGCCGGCGGACATCAAGGCGAACGAGGAAGTCATCGAGGCGTACCTCGGGGGGAACGTATGAGTCTGCTCGACGTCGAGAGCCTCGACGCCGGCTACGGCGACCTGCAGATCCTGACGGACGTCGACATGTTCGTCGAGAACGGGGAGTACGTCACCATCGTCGGCCCGAACGGAGCAGGAAAGTCGACGCTCATGAAGAGCGTCTTCGGCCTCACCGCCCACATGGGCGGCACGGTGACCTTCGACGGCGAGGACATCACCGGCCTCATTCCCGAGCAGATCATCCACGAGGGGATCGGCTACGTCCCGCAGAACGACAACACGTTTACGTCTCTTTCGGTCCAGGAGAACCTCGAAATGGGGGCGTACATCCTCGACGAGGTGCCCGAAGACGCCCTCGAAGCGGTGTTCGACCGGTTCCCGATCCTCCGCGAGCGGAAAGAACAGAAGGCCGGAACCATGTCAGGGGGCCAACAGCAGATGCTCGCGATGGGACGGGCGCTGATGCTCGAACCGGCGCTCTTGCTCCTCGACGAACCGTCGGCCGGGTTGGCCCCCGACCTCGTCGACGACATGTTCGACCGCATCGACGCGATCAACGACGACGGCACGGCCATCCTGATGGTCGAACAGAACGCCAAGGAAGCGCT
This Salinigranum marinum DNA region includes the following protein-coding sequences:
- a CDS encoding ABC transporter ATP-binding protein, which translates into the protein MSLLDVESLDAGYGDLQILTDVDMFVENGEYVTIVGPNGAGKSTLMKSVFGLTAHMGGTVTFDGEDITGLIPEQIIHEGIGYVPQNDNTFTSLSVQENLEMGAYILDEVPEDALEAVFDRFPILRERKEQKAGTMSGGQQQMLAMGRALMLEPALLLLDEPSAGLAPDLVDDMFDRIDAINDDGTAILMVEQNAKEALRRCDRGYVLANGENRYVDSGDALLNDPQVRQDFLGG
- a CDS encoding ABC transporter ATP-binding protein yields the protein MSEATDTESSPDGGGKGAPDDVDAPEALATEGVDIDDEYPLVVEDLHKSFGGITAVDGASFDVEHGSLTGLIGPNGAGKSTTFNLITGMYTPDSGTVTFNGEDITKLEPHQVANRGLVRTFQIARELKEMTVLENMMLAPKSQIGESLWRSVTPGMRGSVIKQEEELLERAWETLEFFEIDHIAEEEAGNLSGGQRKLLEMARALLTDPDMLLLDEPFAGVNPSLEKRLLEHIHELREQGYTFLLVEHDMDLIMNNCEHVIVLHQGKVLTEGTPADIKANEEVIEAYLGGNV
- a CDS encoding branched-chain amino acid ABC transporter permease, producing the protein MRGLVIGLAGIGLSMTYSILNFANFSHGDYITAGAFSGWATTYLIAGLGRSDVGSLLLVGAGGSVFGGALGISVLGTPLAVLLGLVIAGGFTILLALGVDRFIYKPIRNEDGITLLITSIGVAFALRYMMQFIFGSDVRGTTAQPPQIGPYLWDGQVFISAHDIALVVVAGGLMLGVHVLLQTTKLGKAMRAMADNEDLARITGIPTERVVRSTWIIGGGLTGVAGYMFVLWKGTLGFNDGWLLLLLIFAAVILGGIGSIYGAIAGGLIIGLTASMSVIWIPSAFARAAAFVVMIVILLVKPQGIFAGRATA
- a CDS encoding branched-chain amino acid ABC transporter permease → MSVDVDRFTERVPGGDAGLILLLLAVLYLAYIVSGVVLGFSLRGQLNSLAVLTFFIGVFAMLALALNLHWGYTGLFNIGIVGFMAVGIYVMALVSKPIYQPGSAAQVGGLGLPLIVGIIAGMVASALLGLVVALPALRLRADYLAIVTIAMSEIVRFTFLSSQFQQFQLFGRRVGFGGGSGVILNYQDPLAAFFSALGLWDAYLGVVEASRAIIPTNPKPVVDGLVYGLVLLIFVAGYFWLLKRTGESPFGRVLKAIREDEDVANSLGKDTNGFKIKSFMLGCALMGLAGILWFMGQGAVTPNTFRPRITFFVWIALIIGGAGSNTGSIVGGAVFAAVLYQGPRYLKNVLEEILPSADAPGSFGPAISPLISQADPLPFIWYTLDSVRQLQLVIMGVVLIWLMHNRPEGLLGHRKETAASIDLSARRGRAAVADGGEEDE